In Lujinxingia sediminis, a single genomic region encodes these proteins:
- a CDS encoding amidohydrolase family protein — MSHARSVRSPLLFPLTLLLAASLALGACGDDPEPEDRPDVETDAGPDADVGPDADVEPDPDADVDPDVDPTDPPEGAIACDEPMPAPPAGERCVVIPGSSDNILIRGTILAGDEIYHEGSLLLDDQSPNRQITCSGCGCADEPEAQDATIISCPTGVISPGLINPHDHITYSLSRPQPHGEERFDHRHDWRRGLRGHDQINTSPGSDNSHEGILYGELRMLFGGATSIVGSVGSGNADGMLRNLDNTSFTEGLSGVDVLYRTFPLGDSNGTLRASGCDYPSIDNESRLSAGTYLPHLSEGIDPEAQNEFRCLSGASGSDLIQDNTAIIHGIGLSTRDVALMAQRGATLVWSARTNIDLYGNTAQAPLFKKFGVPITLGTDWSASGSMNMLRELQCADYLNRLYFDETFTEQELWEMVTANAADAMNAGDQIGRLQEGYIADITIFDGTDRLPYRSVIDAEIADIVLVMRGGEPLYGDAALIEELVESAELDGCEMLDVCERGRRLCVELDAGKSLSDIRSAVSSNAYELFFCGEPEDEPSCMPFRPNEYTGLSDTTDTSGDGVPDAVDNCPAFFNPIRPMDGSTQADTNGNGLGDICDPCPLSEDPSCTGVDPNDLDGDGEANDTDNCPVHYNPGQENTSGDEFGDACSPCPGTFLGDGAACPGSIYDLKDGSTAPGALATFEGVIVTAVAEGESFFVQVDPNNTNDYEGAEFSGIYVYNRGGSVQPRVGDLINLTGSTSLFFGQVQVANVATIEVLESDYPLPAPVVVNPADIANDGSLQEALEGVLVRVENVTVTDNAPDAGPGQGSNDFEFVIDSQVRVNNLIYTIDPKPEVGEEFASITGVLRWANENSKIEPRSEFDVISGPPYLATLEPSPLFVSADAGVTTTVTISLNRAAEADTTVALSYAPAGIVSGPPSVVIEAGQLSVDVELSSSTPDAETTLSATLNEVTLSSSLFTYNSASARQLESFSASTETAFIGDQVQFELALNIPADAAGETVSINLLPETSTLTFPANITVNEGERSASFSLTFDEGAGDYTVEVSLGGDTLMVPVSIAEAPSELSESFDNFNGPGNTYGSGSFAADAGFTWNYTGGRLVDDSTQSDYAIDGTGLMFGGSGDKSLTAQGIEGGISSIRFDMKKAFTGGANRQVEVFVNGASIGTSQVFGNVSGADPTIVEFFVENINVAGAFDLEIRSIAGGQVTIDNLVWTAYLP, encoded by the coding sequence ATGTCGCATGCCCGGTCCGTACGCTCACCGCTGCTCTTTCCTCTCACGCTGCTGCTCGCAGCCTCACTGGCCCTTGGTGCCTGTGGCGACGATCCCGAACCCGAGGATCGCCCCGACGTCGAAACCGACGCAGGCCCCGACGCCGATGTCGGCCCGGACGCTGACGTCGAGCCCGATCCTGACGCCGACGTCGATCCAGACGTCGACCCCACCGATCCTCCCGAAGGCGCCATCGCCTGCGACGAGCCCATGCCCGCTCCTCCTGCTGGTGAGCGCTGCGTCGTCATCCCCGGAAGCTCCGACAACATCTTGATCCGCGGCACCATCCTGGCCGGCGACGAAATCTACCACGAGGGCTCCCTGCTCCTCGATGATCAGAGCCCCAACCGCCAGATCACCTGTTCGGGCTGCGGCTGCGCCGACGAGCCCGAAGCTCAAGACGCCACGATCATCTCCTGCCCCACCGGCGTCATCTCCCCCGGGCTTATCAACCCCCACGATCACATCACCTACTCCCTCTCTCGCCCCCAGCCCCACGGCGAAGAGCGTTTCGATCACCGCCACGACTGGCGCCGCGGACTTCGCGGACACGATCAAATCAACACCAGCCCCGGCTCCGACAACAGCCACGAGGGCATCCTCTACGGCGAGTTGCGCATGCTCTTCGGCGGCGCCACCAGCATCGTCGGGTCGGTGGGCAGCGGCAATGCCGACGGCATGTTGCGCAACCTCGACAACACCAGCTTCACCGAGGGATTAAGCGGTGTGGACGTCCTCTACCGCACCTTCCCCCTGGGCGATTCCAACGGCACGCTGCGCGCCTCCGGTTGCGACTACCCCTCCATCGACAATGAGAGCCGCCTCAGCGCCGGCACCTACCTGCCGCACCTCTCCGAAGGCATCGATCCGGAGGCCCAGAATGAGTTCCGCTGCCTCTCCGGTGCCTCCGGAAGCGATCTCATCCAGGACAACACCGCCATCATTCACGGCATCGGCCTCTCGACCCGAGACGTCGCCCTGATGGCCCAGCGCGGCGCCACCCTTGTCTGGTCAGCACGTACCAACATCGACCTCTACGGCAACACCGCCCAGGCCCCCCTCTTCAAGAAGTTCGGTGTCCCCATCACCCTGGGCACTGACTGGTCCGCCAGCGGGTCGATGAACATGCTCCGCGAGCTGCAATGCGCCGACTACCTCAACCGCCTCTACTTCGATGAAACCTTCACCGAACAAGAGCTCTGGGAGATGGTCACCGCCAACGCCGCCGACGCCATGAACGCCGGTGATCAGATCGGCCGCCTCCAGGAAGGCTACATCGCCGACATCACCATCTTCGACGGAACCGACCGCCTCCCCTACCGCTCGGTCATCGACGCCGAAATCGCCGACATCGTGCTCGTCATGCGCGGTGGCGAGCCCCTCTACGGTGACGCCGCGCTCATCGAAGAGCTCGTCGAGAGCGCCGAACTCGACGGATGCGAGATGCTTGACGTCTGCGAACGCGGCCGCCGCCTCTGCGTCGAACTCGACGCCGGTAAGTCCTTGAGCGACATCCGCTCGGCGGTCAGCTCCAACGCCTACGAGCTTTTCTTCTGCGGCGAGCCCGAAGACGAGCCCAGCTGCATGCCCTTCCGCCCCAACGAATACACCGGGCTCAGCGATACCACCGACACCTCCGGCGACGGCGTCCCCGACGCCGTCGACAACTGCCCGGCCTTCTTCAACCCCATACGCCCCATGGACGGCTCGACCCAGGCCGATACCAACGGCAACGGCCTCGGCGACATCTGCGACCCCTGTCCCTTAAGCGAAGATCCGAGCTGCACCGGTGTCGACCCCAACGACCTCGACGGCGACGGCGAAGCCAACGACACCGACAACTGCCCGGTTCACTACAACCCCGGCCAGGAGAACACCTCCGGCGATGAGTTCGGCGACGCCTGCAGCCCCTGCCCCGGCACGTTCCTTGGCGACGGCGCAGCCTGCCCCGGCTCCATCTACGACCTCAAAGACGGCAGCACCGCCCCCGGTGCCCTTGCTACCTTCGAAGGTGTCATCGTCACGGCAGTAGCCGAGGGTGAGAGCTTCTTTGTGCAGGTCGACCCCAACAACACCAATGACTACGAAGGTGCCGAGTTCAGCGGCATCTACGTCTACAACCGCGGCGGCAGCGTCCAGCCCCGGGTTGGCGATCTCATCAACCTTACCGGTTCCACCTCGCTCTTCTTCGGCCAGGTCCAGGTCGCCAACGTCGCAACTATCGAAGTCCTCGAGAGCGACTACCCGCTTCCCGCTCCCGTCGTCGTGAACCCGGCCGATATCGCCAACGATGGCTCGCTTCAAGAGGCCCTCGAAGGCGTGCTCGTCCGCGTCGAGAACGTCACCGTCACCGACAACGCTCCGGATGCAGGCCCCGGCCAGGGAAGCAACGATTTTGAGTTCGTGATCGACAGCCAGGTCCGCGTCAACAACCTCATCTACACGATCGATCCCAAGCCTGAGGTCGGCGAGGAGTTCGCCAGCATCACCGGCGTACTTCGCTGGGCCAACGAAAACTCCAAGATCGAACCTCGCTCCGAGTTTGATGTCATCTCCGGCCCGCCCTACCTGGCCACCCTTGAGCCCTCACCCCTCTTCGTCTCGGCCGACGCTGGCGTCACCACCACGGTGACCATCTCGCTTAACCGGGCCGCGGAGGCCGACACCACCGTCGCTCTGAGCTACGCGCCGGCGGGCATTGTCTCCGGCCCGCCCAGCGTCGTCATCGAGGCTGGCCAGCTCTCGGTTGATGTGGAACTCAGCTCCTCGACCCCCGACGCCGAGACGACCCTTAGCGCAACGCTTAATGAGGTCACCCTCAGCTCTTCGCTCTTCACCTACAACAGCGCGAGCGCCCGCCAGCTCGAGTCCTTCTCGGCCTCCACCGAGACGGCCTTCATCGGCGACCAGGTGCAATTTGAACTCGCGCTCAACATCCCGGCCGACGCTGCTGGCGAGACGGTAAGCATTAACCTGCTCCCCGAAACCTCCACGCTGACCTTCCCGGCCAACATCACCGTCAACGAGGGTGAACGCAGCGCCAGCTTCTCACTGACCTTCGATGAAGGCGCTGGCGACTACACCGTGGAAGTCTCCCTTGGTGGCGACACCCTCATGGTTCCGGTCTCCATCGCCGAGGCCCCCAGCGAACTCTCGGAGTCTTTTGACAACTTCAACGGACCCGGCAACACCTACGGTTCCGGTAGCTTTGCAGCCGACGCCGGATTTACCTGGAACTACACCGGTGGGCGTCTGGTCGATGACTCCACCCAATCTGATTATGCCATCGACGGCACCGGCCTGATGTTCGGCGGCAGCGGCGACAAGTCGCTCACCGCCCAGGGCATCGAAGGCGGCATCAGCTCGATTCGCTTCGATATGAAGAAAGCCTTCACCGGCGGTGCCAACCGTCAGGTCGAGGTCTTCGTCAACGGCGCCTCCATCGGAACCTCCCAGGTCTTTGGCAACGTCAGCGGTGCCGACCCGACCATCGTTGAGTTCTTCGTCGAAAACATCAACGTCGCCGGCGCTTTCGACCTGGAGATTCGCTCCATCGCCGGCGGTCAGGTCACCATCGACAACCTCGTCTGGACGGCCTACCTGCCCTGA
- a CDS encoding sensor domain-containing protein — MLKSSFETTLTGPSPMNAHDHARPSDPRSSRDPRATGRLSALTSPTEFVSPPPPRESSRRFNRRLALAYILLAALWILVSDSLVNALFTAPASRELAQTLKGLFFIISSGLLLYVLLRHHLAALYSVERQLVTRDAHIGRIIDTMANGVALIDLQGALVDVNPALCRLLHQPASALLGTSLGPLNHLDSREPLALDHALTRARSNGSFAAELAYPIHHEHHVEVHLTLAPLFDDDGQLTGYVADFLNIGDVRRAEAHLEGIGAVIEELASESDITTLGDKALRAASELTEFELGEIALCTPDASTLSIIWNRGLPREDDASANLDFAADLVESGTLTSRHFPDISDYYRDQGVGRVAGVPIVRDEKPCGALIIATRDAQRQLSPRHITMLNAVARQLGVALHRHALLLEARTSEARFRDVIDTVPDILYRTSLPDFATTFISPATERLLGYPARAFYEDTQLWRSRIHPDDRDVITRTIEHAIARDETYVVRYRSIHRNDERTRWFEDRGHVERDADHTPVAITGVISDITAQKIAQDRLTFLAYNDSLTTLPNRHGLIEAIEAHILQHPDASAALFYVDLDRFHLVNDILGHDAGDALLLDARDRLQSLMPPDAILARIGADEFVVFMPSPQIDSLESHAHTIQSAFSRPFSIKGQDSFLSASIGIAAFPRDATDATTLLKQAHRALSHAKDIGPANFSLYAGELAERQQRRLALQSQLHGAVERGEIRVAYQPIIDLHSGRITGAEALLRWTNAEGHTISPAEFIPAAEESGLIVPLGDWVLERVCQQIAQWQHDGLDVSVAVNLSPLQFLRSDIVERILAALSNARIPAERLALELTESAILADPEHTARVVRRLRDHGLRVAIDDFGTGYSSLERLKQLPVQTLKIDRSFVKDLPGDERDASIVRSIVTLSQSFAMHALAEGIETREQWRLLRTMGCHYGQGFYFSPAISPEALFQKATSPPAWLQQTEPL; from the coding sequence ATGCTGAAGTCGTCTTTTGAAACTACCCTCACAGGCCCCTCCCCGATGAACGCCCACGATCACGCGCGCCCATCTGATCCGCGATCCTCACGCGATCCGCGCGCTACCGGTCGCCTGAGCGCGCTGACCTCGCCCACCGAGTTCGTCAGCCCTCCCCCTCCTCGTGAGTCATCTCGAAGGTTCAATCGCCGCCTGGCCCTTGCCTATATTCTGCTCGCGGCCCTCTGGATTCTCGTAAGCGATTCGCTGGTCAACGCCCTCTTTACCGCCCCCGCCTCCCGCGAACTCGCACAGACCCTGAAAGGCCTCTTCTTTATCATCTCCAGCGGGCTGCTTCTCTACGTGTTGTTGCGCCATCACCTCGCCGCACTCTACTCGGTAGAACGTCAGCTTGTGACCCGCGACGCTCATATTGGCCGCATCATCGACACAATGGCCAACGGCGTCGCGCTCATCGATCTTCAGGGCGCGCTCGTCGACGTAAACCCCGCCCTTTGCCGCCTGCTTCACCAACCCGCCAGCGCGCTCCTCGGCACATCCCTGGGCCCACTGAACCACCTTGACAGCCGCGAGCCCCTGGCCCTGGACCACGCACTTACGCGGGCTCGCTCCAATGGCAGCTTCGCCGCCGAACTCGCCTATCCCATCCATCACGAGCATCACGTCGAAGTCCACCTCACGCTCGCCCCCCTCTTTGATGATGATGGCCAACTTACCGGCTATGTCGCCGACTTCCTCAACATCGGAGACGTCCGCCGCGCTGAGGCGCATCTCGAAGGCATCGGCGCCGTCATTGAAGAGCTGGCCAGCGAGAGCGACATCACCACACTCGGCGACAAAGCGCTTCGTGCCGCCTCCGAACTCACCGAATTCGAGCTCGGCGAGATCGCCCTCTGCACCCCCGACGCTTCGACCCTGAGCATCATATGGAACCGCGGCTTGCCCCGCGAAGACGACGCCTCCGCAAACCTCGACTTCGCAGCGGATCTCGTGGAGAGCGGCACCCTGACCTCTCGCCACTTCCCCGACATCTCCGATTACTACCGTGACCAGGGCGTAGGCCGCGTTGCCGGCGTCCCCATCGTGCGCGACGAAAAGCCCTGCGGAGCGCTCATCATCGCCACGCGCGACGCTCAACGCCAACTCTCTCCGCGCCACATCACAATGCTCAACGCCGTGGCTCGCCAGCTCGGCGTCGCGCTGCACCGCCACGCCCTCCTACTGGAAGCGCGAACCTCGGAGGCCCGCTTTCGCGATGTCATCGACACCGTGCCGGACATCCTCTACCGCACAAGCCTTCCCGACTTCGCCACCACCTTCATCAGCCCGGCCACCGAGCGCCTGCTCGGCTACCCCGCCCGCGCCTTCTACGAAGACACCCAGCTCTGGCGTTCCCGCATTCACCCCGACGATCGTGACGTCATCACCCGCACCATCGAGCACGCCATCGCGCGTGATGAGACCTACGTTGTGCGCTACCGCAGCATCCATCGCAACGATGAACGCACCCGCTGGTTCGAAGACCGCGGTCACGTCGAACGCGACGCCGACCACACCCCGGTGGCCATCACCGGCGTCATCTCAGATATCACCGCTCAGAAGATCGCCCAGGACCGCCTCACCTTCCTGGCCTACAACGACAGCCTCACCACACTTCCCAACCGTCACGGCCTCATCGAAGCCATCGAGGCCCATATCCTCCAACACCCCGATGCCAGCGCCGCTCTCTTCTACGTCGACCTGGACCGCTTCCACCTGGTCAACGACATCCTCGGCCATGACGCTGGCGATGCCCTGCTCCTCGACGCCCGCGACCGCCTGCAATCCCTGATGCCCCCCGATGCCATCCTCGCCAGAATCGGCGCCGATGAGTTTGTCGTCTTTATGCCCTCCCCTCAGATTGACTCGCTGGAATCTCACGCCCACACCATCCAGAGCGCATTCAGTCGCCCCTTCAGCATCAAAGGCCAGGACTCTTTTTTGAGCGCCAGCATCGGCATCGCCGCTTTCCCCCGCGACGCCACCGACGCCACCACCCTGCTCAAACAGGCCCATCGCGCCCTCTCTCACGCCAAAGACATCGGCCCGGCAAACTTCTCCCTGTACGCCGGTGAGCTCGCCGAGCGCCAGCAACGCCGCCTCGCGCTGCAATCCCAACTCCATGGTGCCGTGGAACGCGGCGAGATTCGCGTCGCCTACCAGCCCATCATCGATCTTCATAGCGGCCGTATTACCGGTGCCGAAGCCCTCCTGCGCTGGACCAATGCCGAAGGCCACACCATCTCCCCGGCTGAGTTCATCCCGGCGGCCGAAGAGTCCGGCCTGATCGTACCGCTGGGCGACTGGGTCCTTGAGCGCGTCTGCCAACAAATCGCGCAGTGGCAACACGACGGCCTCGACGTCTCGGTCGCCGTCAACCTCTCGCCACTCCAATTTCTACGCAGCGACATCGTCGAACGTATTCTCGCCGCGCTCTCCAATGCGCGCATCCCGGCGGAGCGCCTCGCCCTCGAACTCACAGAATCGGCCATCCTTGCCGATCCGGAGCACACCGCCCGCGTCGTGCGCCGGCTTCGCGATCACGGCCTGCGCGTTGCCATCGACGACTTCGGCACTGGCTACTCCTCGCTGGAGCGCCTCAAACAACTCCCGGTCCAGACCCTCAAGATCGACCGCTCCTTCGTCAAAGACCTCCCCGGCGACGAGCGCGATGCCAGCATCGTGCGCTCCATCGTCACCCTCTCCCAGAGCTTTGCCATGCACGCCCTGGCCGAGGGCATCGAGACCCGGGAACAGTGGCGCCTCTTACGCACGATGGGCTGCCATTACGGCCAGGGCTTCTACTTCAGCCCGGCGATCTCGCCCGAAGCCCTCTTTCAAAAGGCCACCTCCCCTCCGGCCTGGCTTCAGCAGACCGAGCCCCTCTAA